From a region of the Paenibacillus sp. R14(2021) genome:
- a CDS encoding YolD-like family protein — MAKTKVPKRPTRDEFVLEELGNQLSEAFQEESIIVLSIWGREETVKGQIVTMDSRTGKVHVETVEGLEKVPFMDIMQVNYPRN; from the coding sequence ATGGCAAAAACGAAGGTCCCGAAAAGGCCGACTCGCGATGAATTTGTATTAGAAGAGCTTGGCAATCAATTGAGTGAGGCCTTCCAAGAGGAGTCCATAATCGTATTATCCATATGGGGGCGGGAAGAAACGGTGAAGGGACAGATCGTCACCATGGATTCCCGGACGGGTAAGGTCCATGTCGAGACCGTGGAAGGATTAGAGAAGGTTCCATTCATGGACATCATGCAAGTCAACTACCCTAGAAACTAA